TTGTAGGCGGCCAGTCTCTCCTTGCAGTACACGGCGAATTCATCGGGGTCGGTTTCGGCGCCCGGACGGAGACTGATGTACGCCTTCACCGTCTCGCCGCGATACCCGTCAGGGACACCGACGACGGCCGCCTCGCGTACCGCCGGGTGGGTGTACAGCACGTCCTCGACCTCGCGCGGCCACACCTTGAAGCCGGACGCGTTGATCATGTCCTTCTTGCGGTCGACGACGTACAGCCAGCCCTCCGGGTCCATGAACCCGATGTCCCCGGTGCGCAGTTCACCGTCCGGGAAGGTCTCGGCGGTGGCCTCGGGGCGCCGCCAGTACCCGGGCACGACCTGCGGCCCCCGCACGAGGATCTCGCCCTGCTCCCCGAAGGGCACCTCCTCGCCCTGGTCGTCGACGATCCGTACGTCGGTGTCGGGCCCCGGCACGCCCACCGCCAGCGTCCCGGACGCGGGGTCGACGGGCGCCTCCAGCTGGGGCGGCACCGACGCGCAGGGCGCGGTGCACTCGGTGAGGCCGTAGCCGTTGCGGATGTACGGCCCGAAGCCGGCCCGGAACTTCTCCACCAGGGCGGGCGGCACCGGGGCACCGCCGGAGGAGATGTTCCGGAAGGACGCGAAGTGGTCCGCGGTGACGCCCGGGTGCGCGGCGAGCGCCATGAAGGCGGTGGACGGGCCGACCGTGTAGTGCGGCCTGTGCTCGGCGAACGCGTCGAGCACGACCCCGCCCTCGAACCGGTACACCAGCACCAGCGAGCCCCCGCTGACGAGCGACGCGCCCAACTGGCACACCATCCCGGTGATGTGGAACAGCGGCGCCATCGCGAAGTACACGGGCGCGTCCGGCAGTCCGAGCCCGGTGCGCTGCCGTTCGGCGTTGTACAGGATGTTGGCGTGGGTGTTGGTGGCACCCTTCGGGGCACCACTTGTCCCCGAGGTGTAACTGATCAACGCGATGTCCGCGGGCGCCAGTTCGCGCCCGCCGGGCGCCTTGTGCCCCGCCTTCGCCACGGCCACCAGATCCTCGGCGTCGGCTGCCTGCGGAAGCCGCTCGAAGGTGAGCACGCGCGCGTCGTTGCGAGTTTGGAAATCCAACTCGCAGGCGGTGAGCACGATCCGCACGGGAGACCCGCTCTCCGCGACGGTCTCGCGCAGATACGACTCCCACGCGCGATCCGTACAGATAAGCGCAGCCACCTCACCGTCCCGCAGGACATGGGTGACCTCCCCCGACTTGTACATCGGATTGACCGGCACAACGATCGCGCCCGCCTTCCAGGCACCGAGCAGCGCGAGCACGAAGTGCGGCGAGTTCTGCAGCAGCACGGCGACCCGGTCGCCCTGCCCAAGCCCCCGCGCGGCCAGATACCCGGCGACGGAGTCGCTCAGCTCGTCGACCTCGCGATAGCTGAGCCGCCCGTCGAAGTAGGTGAGGAAGGTGCTGTCAGGCGTCTCGCCGACCACCCGGCGAAGGGCATGCACCAACGAATCGTCCGGGCTGATGTCACCTCGCTGGGCCTCGTTGAGCAGCCCCACCCACGGCTTGGCGGCATACAGGGAGTCGGTCACTCTCCGGCCTCCCACTTCTGCTGGATGTGGTTCATGGTGGTCAGCCAGCGATCCGGCTCGGCGGCCCGGGCCTGGTAGTACCCGGCGACCTCGGGATGCGGCAGGATCAGGAACCGGTCCTCCTCGATCCCCGCCATCAGAGCGTCAGCAACGACATCTGGCTCAATGGCCGTCGGCTGAAGCACCAGGTCACCCGCGCTGCCGGTGGCGGCCAGCATGTCGGTACGCACACCCTGCGGACAGATCGCGTGGACCTTGATCCCCCGGTGCCGGTACGTCAACGACAGCCACTCGGCGAAGGCGTACGCGCCGTGCTTGGTGACGCTGTAGGGCGCGGCCCCGATCATGGTGAGCAGCCCGGCCGCCGACACGGTCGACACGAACCGCCCGCCGCCCCGCTCCAGCCACCCCGGGATCAACGCCTCGGCGGCCCGCACATGAGCCATGACGTTCACGTCCCAGGCCAGCGCCCAGACGTCCTCCCCGGCGGCTTCCGACCCACCGGAGCCGACCCCGGCGTTGGCGCAGTAGATGTCGACGGTCCCACCGAGAGCGTCGCGAGCAGCACTGACGACGGCGGAGGCATCCCCCGGTACGGCAATGGCCCCGATCTCATCGGCGACGGCCTTGGCCCGGTCGGCATCAAGGTCGTTCACCACGACCCGGGCCCCTTCGGCAGCGAACCGCCGCGCAAGCGCGGCCCCGATGCCACCCCCAGCCCCCGTGACGACTACCCCGGCACCCTGAACGGCTTCCACCATCAATCTCCTTCGACTGCGGCTCCCCTGCCCAGCCAGACTAACCGGTCGGTATGTAACACCGGAAGGGCAGTTTCCTTCAGGGGCGCGGGGAACGGCGCGACCAGCCACATTCGACGCGCACCCGACGATCCACACGCGGCAGCCAATACCGTGCCGACATGCCCCTCACCAGAAGAGCTCTCCTGGCAGCGACCCCGGCGGCAACCCTCACCCCCGCACAACCCAAGAAAACCGCACTACGCACCGGCTTCGAAACCCTGGCCGCACACGACTACGCCCAGCTCAGTGGCCAACGAACCGGCATCGTCACCAACCCCACCGGCATCACCAGAGACGCCCACCACATCGTCGACGTCATGCACGCCAGCCCCCACGTGAACCTCACCGCGGTCTTCGGCCCAGAACACGGCTTCAGAGGCACCGCCCAAGCAGGTGGATCCGAGGGCTACTACACCGACCCGGCAACCAAACTCCCGGTCTACGACACGTACTTGAAGAGCGGCCAACCACTCGCCGACATCTTCAGGACCGCAGCCGTGGACACCATCGTCTTCGACATCCAGGACGTGGGCGCCCGCTTCTACACCTACATCTGGACCCTCTACGACTGCATGGAGGCAGCCCAACTAGCCGGCAAACGCTTCGTCGTCCTCGACCGCCCCAACCCGGTGACCGGAAGATCGGCCCAAGGCCCGGTCCTGCACAGGGAGTTCGCAACATTCGTGGGCAGACAACCGATCGCACAGGCACACGGCATGACGGTCGCCGAGCTGGCCCGCCTGTTCAACGGGGAGTTCCTGACCACACCCGTCCCCCTGGAGACCGTACTGATGACGGGCTGGAAGCGTTCGGAGTTCTACGACGCCTGGTCGCTCCCCTGGGTGCCCCCGAGCCCCAACATGCCGACCCCGGACACCGCCCTCGCCTACTCGGGCACCTGCCTCTTCGAGGGCACGAACCTCTCCGAGGGCCGCGGCACCACCCGCCCCTTCGAACTGCTAGGAGCAGAGGGCATCGACGGACGCTGGGCCGCCGAGGTGAATCAACTCGCCCTGCCCGGAGCGCACTTCAGGGAGGCGTACTTCGCGCCCACCTTCTCCAAGTTCGAGGGCAAGACCGTCGGCGGGGTCCAGATCCACATCCACGACCGGGCCGCCTACGACCCCGTCCGCACCGGCATCGCGCTGCTGGTGACCGCCAAGAAGGTCTGGAGCGGCTTCAGTTGGCGCTCGGACAACTGGATCGACAAGCTCACCGGGTCCGCCCGGGTGCGGACGGCGATCGACGCGGGCGCGGGTACCGACGAGGTCGTAGCCGCGTGGCAGGAGGAGTTGAGGGCGTTCCGAC
The nucleotide sequence above comes from Streptomyces sp. N50. Encoded proteins:
- a CDS encoding class I adenylate-forming enzyme family protein; amino-acid sequence: MTDSLYAAKPWVGLLNEAQRGDISPDDSLVHALRRVVGETPDSTFLTYFDGRLSYREVDELSDSVAGYLAARGLGQGDRVAVLLQNSPHFVLALLGAWKAGAIVVPVNPMYKSGEVTHVLRDGEVAALICTDRAWESYLRETVAESGSPVRIVLTACELDFQTRNDARVLTFERLPQAADAEDLVAVAKAGHKAPGGRELAPADIALISYTSGTSGAPKGATNTHANILYNAERQRTGLGLPDAPVYFAMAPLFHITGMVCQLGASLVSGGSLVLVYRFEGGVVLDAFAEHRPHYTVGPSTAFMALAAHPGVTADHFASFRNISSGGAPVPPALVEKFRAGFGPYIRNGYGLTECTAPCASVPPQLEAPVDPASGTLAVGVPGPDTDVRIVDDQGEEVPFGEQGEILVRGPQVVPGYWRRPEATAETFPDGELRTGDIGFMDPEGWLYVVDRKKDMINASGFKVWPREVEDVLYTHPAVREAAVVGVPDGYRGETVKAYISLRPGAETDPDEFAVYCKERLAAYKYPRQVEILPDLPKTASGKILRRELRSRSHDSE
- a CDS encoding DUF1343 domain-containing protein; its protein translation is MPLTRRALLAATPAATLTPAQPKKTALRTGFETLAAHDYAQLSGQRTGIVTNPTGITRDAHHIVDVMHASPHVNLTAVFGPEHGFRGTAQAGGSEGYYTDPATKLPVYDTYLKSGQPLADIFRTAAVDTIVFDIQDVGARFYTYIWTLYDCMEAAQLAGKRFVVLDRPNPVTGRSAQGPVLHREFATFVGRQPIAQAHGMTVAELARLFNGEFLTTPVPLETVLMTGWKRSEFYDAWSLPWVPPSPNMPTPDTALAYSGTCLFEGTNLSEGRGTTRPFELLGAEGIDGRWAAEVNQLALPGAHFREAYFAPTFSKFEGKTVGGVQIHIHDRAAYDPVRTGIALLVTAKKVWSGFSWRSDNWIDKLTGSARVRTAIDAGAGTDEVVAAWQEELRAFRRVRTEYLLYK
- a CDS encoding SDR family oxidoreductase, which encodes MVEAVQGAGVVVTGAGGGIGAALARRFAAEGARVVVNDLDADRAKAVADEIGAIAVPGDASAVVSAARDALGGTVDIYCANAGVGSGGSEAAGEDVWALAWDVNVMAHVRAAEALIPGWLERGGGRFVSTVSAAGLLTMIGAAPYSVTKHGAYAFAEWLSLTYRHRGIKVHAICPQGVRTDMLAATGSAGDLVLQPTAIEPDVVADALMAGIEEDRFLILPHPEVAGYYQARAAEPDRWLTTMNHIQQKWEAGE